Genomic window (Prosthecochloris aestuarii DSM 271):
TCCAGCTCGATCGAGGTGAAGAACTCCTTGATTTTTCGGTCGACAGTCCGTTCCTGGGTGAGGAACAGGTTTTTGGCCAGCTGCTGGGTTATGGTGCTTGCGCCATGCCACCGGTCACGCCCCTTGAGCATGTTTTCGCCCATGGCCAGGATAAATCTTCTTACATCGAATCCCCAGTGGTCATAAAACGCAAGGTCTTCTGTTGCAATAAGCGCTTTCGGGAGGTACTCCGAGATGGATTTCAGCGGCACGTAGGTGCGGTTTTTCATGAAATACTTGTGCAGCAGCTTTCCGTCCCTCGAGTAGACCAGCGATGCCAGTTCGGGATTGGGGTTCTCAAGCTCTTCAATGCCGGGAAGCGAGCGTGTCATCCCGAAAATATAGATGATCCCCGTGATCGTGATCGCTGCAATGAACGCGCCGATTACGGGAAGAAGAGGGAGTCTGTTTTTTTTGCCGGGTTGATGTTTCTTTTTCGTCGTCACAATAGGTCGTAGTATGAGTTACAAAGTAATGCAATCGTTTTCGTCTGTGCCCGGGTGTTCCTTCGGTCTGTCAGTCATGAGATTTTGGTGACTTCATCATGCCGAATTTTCTGATGAGGAGTTTTATAAAATTGTTCCCCGAATGCAAAATGTTTTTTCAGTTGCAGCGCAAAACCCTGCGTGTCTTCCAGCATGGGCAGATGCCCCAGTTTCATGAACTGGACCAGTCTGGATGGAGCAGGTGATTCTTTACTGCGTTTTTCATAGAGGGTGATGGTTCCTTCAGGCGGAATGGTGTGATCTTCCATGCCTACGCAGCACAGGACCGGCGACGCGATTGCCAGCACGTGGCGGGTATAGGCCCGGAGTACCTCGCGGTCGATCGAAAAGTGCCCGACAGCGATGGTCGCGTCTTTATCCGATGTCGTGAAATCCTCTATGATGATATCGCTGTAGGTTTTGCCGATATCCCGGGAGGCTGCTCTTTTGATGAACATACTTTTGAGTGGCTCGATCTGGAAGATCTGCCGGAAGTTCAATGAGACGTCAATCAGCCCGCCCAGAAACATCAGACCTGCCGAGGTGAAGGCGGTTTCCTCGAATATGCCGCACGCCAGAATGGTTGCAGAAAGAAGGACGTCCTGG
Coding sequences:
- a CDS encoding alpha/beta fold hydrolase: MSYFQNNRYTLYYSDTAETNPSVKDKPVVLFVNGWAISSRYWEPLIEQLTPEYRCITYDQSGTGKTVIGEYHRPSLTIQGFADEASALIEHLGLDKERKLHIVGHSMGGMVATELCLRYQDVLLSATILACGIFEETAFTSAGLMFLGGLIDVSLNFRQIFQIEPLKSMFIKRAASRDIGKTYSDIIIEDFTTSDKDATIAVGHFSIDREVLRAYTRHVLAIASPVLCCVGMEDHTIPPEGTITLYEKRSKESPAPSRLVQFMKLGHLPMLEDTQGFALQLKKHFAFGEQFYKTPHQKIRHDEVTKIS